The following coding sequences lie in one Pontibacter sp. G13 genomic window:
- a CDS encoding endonuclease/exonuclease/phosphatase family protein: MTKRIIRIGTFNLFNLVLPNHRFYGKRRYSEGKYLRKINWVAQQLDRMRADIVGFQEVFHQEALVDAVNTSHYLRGAHVIAANPSGRKPVVGLASKYPIEEWHTLEDFEEVLDIDDETLPAFKFRRPILRAVLRIRDDLNMIVYVVHLKSKRPDVPEGVDPHDNFERAKGQARSLVIRAAESIALRSVIMDDLRGDNDPLVLLGDLNDSSLAVTSRLISGEPPLRKFPIESKRDIWDVLLYHAQDIQARKSMFNSYYTHIHNGHHESLDHIMVSQELVQEYPKHVGRIGSFRVFNDHLVDETVSEEMVPYWMSDHGQVVATIELR; this comes from the coding sequence ATGACGAAAAGAATCATTCGAATCGGAACATTCAACCTGTTCAATTTGGTGCTCCCCAATCATCGTTTTTATGGAAAGCGGAGGTATTCGGAGGGAAAATATCTCCGAAAGATCAATTGGGTGGCCCAACAGCTAGATCGGATGCGTGCCGATATTGTCGGCTTTCAGGAGGTATTTCATCAAGAAGCGTTGGTGGATGCTGTCAACACCAGCCACTATCTGAGGGGAGCCCATGTGATCGCTGCCAATCCAAGTGGAAGGAAGCCCGTTGTGGGCTTGGCCAGTAAATATCCGATAGAAGAGTGGCATACGCTTGAGGACTTTGAAGAGGTTTTGGATATTGACGATGAGACTCTACCCGCCTTCAAGTTTCGCCGACCCATCTTACGAGCGGTCCTGCGTATCAGGGACGATCTGAATATGATCGTGTACGTCGTCCATCTGAAGTCCAAAAGGCCTGATGTGCCCGAGGGAGTCGATCCGCACGACAATTTCGAACGAGCCAAAGGACAAGCAAGATCCTTGGTGATTCGGGCTGCAGAATCCATTGCCCTGAGAAGTGTCATCATGGACGATTTGCGAGGGGACAATGATCCATTGGTTTTGTTGGGGGATTTAAACGATTCGAGCTTGGCGGTAACCTCTAGATTGATTTCGGGAGAGCCGCCTTTGCGCAAGTTTCCGATCGAGTCCAAGCGGGATATCTGGGATGTGTTGCTTTATCACGCTCAGGATATTCAGGCTCGCAAAAGCATGTTCAACAGCTATTATACCCACATTCACAATGGGCATCATGAGTCGCTGGATCACATCATGGTCAGTCAAGAATTGGTACAAGAATATCCCAAACACGTAGGCCGAATTGGCTCTTTCCGGGTGTTCAATGACCATTTGGTAGATGAAACGGTGAGCGAGGAAATGGTTCCGTACTGGATGTCCGATCATGGTCAAGTGGTTGCAACGATAGAATTGCGCTAA
- the lpxB gene encoding lipid-A-disaccharide synthase, whose product MNLYILAGEDSGDLHGSNLVKALLGKRPDIHFYGVGGDKMSDAGVALSAHVRDINFMGFWEIVRNLRTIRKLFKTVKSDIERIKPDGVILIDYPGFNLRLAKYLHQRGIPVYYYISPQVWAWKKGRVKQIRQFVDRMMVILPFEESFYANEGVEVDFVGHPLLDVIPKTNPADRDQRILALLPGSRKQEISRMLPVMLSVQDRFPEYQFVIAGAPSQQESFYQQFIGDRNVELWMNKTYELLQHADAAMVTSGTATLETALFHVPEVVCYKGSRLSYEIGRRLVNIKFISLVNLILDKEVVKELIQYDFNTETLGEAVTEILDPIKRSEIIADYDLLWDTLGNEGASARAAQVILDQMSQKAVVA is encoded by the coding sequence ATGAATTTGTATATACTCGCAGGCGAAGATAGCGGTGATTTGCATGGCAGCAATTTGGTCAAAGCATTGCTGGGCAAACGGCCGGACATCCATTTCTACGGAGTGGGCGGGGACAAAATGTCTGATGCTGGCGTAGCGCTTTCAGCGCATGTGCGCGATATCAATTTCATGGGCTTTTGGGAGATCGTTCGGAATTTGCGAACCATTCGAAAGTTGTTCAAAACTGTCAAATCCGACATTGAACGCATCAAGCCCGATGGGGTGATACTCATCGATTACCCCGGCTTCAATCTCCGTTTGGCCAAGTATCTGCACCAACGCGGAATTCCCGTATACTACTACATTTCTCCTCAAGTCTGGGCTTGGAAAAAGGGAAGAGTCAAGCAGATTAGGCAGTTCGTCGATCGGATGATGGTCATTCTGCCGTTTGAGGAATCCTTCTATGCCAATGAAGGTGTAGAAGTTGATTTCGTCGGTCATCCGCTTTTGGATGTGATCCCCAAGACCAATCCGGCAGATCGCGATCAGCGAATCTTGGCATTGCTTCCCGGCAGCCGTAAGCAGGAAATCTCTCGGATGCTCCCGGTTATGCTTTCCGTCCAAGACAGGTTTCCAGAATATCAATTTGTGATTGCAGGTGCTCCCAGCCAACAGGAATCCTTCTACCAGCAGTTCATCGGTGATCGAAATGTGGAGCTCTGGATGAACAAAACCTACGAACTACTTCAACATGCAGATGCAGCGATGGTGACCTCTGGAACGGCCACCCTCGAAACAGCATTATTCCATGTGCCGGAAGTGGTGTGTTACAAGGGTAGCCGCTTGTCCTATGAGATTGGGAGGAGATTGGTCAACATCAAATTCATCTCTCTGGTCAATTTGATTTTGGACAAAGAAGTGGTCAAAGAACTGATCCAATACGATTTCAATACGGAGACACTTGGTGAGGCTGTCACCGAGATTCTAGATCCCATCAAGCGCAGTGAAATCATTGCCGACTATGATTTGCTGTGGGATACGTTGGGAAATGAAGGTGCTTCCGCAAGGGCAGCTCAAGTTATCTTGGATCAAATGTCTCAGAAGGCAGTAGTGGCCTAG
- the atpA gene encoding F0F1 ATP synthase subunit alpha yields the protein MAAVRPDEVSAILREQLSNFKSTAELEETGTVLQIGDGIARIYGLTSVQAGELIEFENGMRGMALNLEEDNVGAVLFGNSEGVEEGDSVRRTGEIASIKVGEGLLGRVINPLGEPIDGKGPIEGKLYRSPYERKAPGVIFRQPVNEPLQTGIKAVDAMIPIGRGQRELIIGDRSTGKTAIALDTIINQKEFYDRGEPVFCIYVASGQKGSTVAAVVKALEEAGAMAYTVVVSAAASSPTPMQYFAPFAGAAIGEYFRDSGRPALIVYDDLSKQAVAYREVSLLLRRPPGREAYPGDVFYLHSRLLERAAKVIADDSIAKNMNDLPEDFKEIVKGGGSLTALPIIETQEGDVSAYIPTNVISITDGQIFLESNLFNSGIRPAINVGISVSRVGGSAQIKPMKKVAGTLKLSLAQYRELEAFARFGSDLDKATLSQLERGKRNVKMLIQKQYAPQLVEHQVVIIFLSGKGILDKVDVEKVSEFEIRVIEEMEMNHKDTLDLIKNGKWTDEIQQVLLSVGEETAKSFA from the coding sequence ATGGCAGCGGTTAGACCTGATGAAGTCTCTGCAATCCTGAGGGAACAACTCTCAAACTTCAAATCCACCGCCGAGCTCGAAGAAACGGGAACCGTCCTTCAGATCGGTGATGGTATCGCTCGGATCTACGGATTGACTAGCGTACAAGCTGGTGAGCTGATCGAATTTGAAAACGGTATGCGCGGCATGGCCCTCAACCTCGAGGAAGACAATGTCGGTGCCGTATTGTTTGGCAACTCCGAAGGCGTTGAGGAAGGTGATTCCGTACGTCGTACTGGTGAGATTGCTTCCATCAAAGTGGGTGAAGGTCTCCTCGGCCGTGTAATCAACCCATTGGGTGAGCCTATCGATGGCAAAGGCCCTATCGAAGGTAAACTCTACCGCTCCCCTTACGAGCGTAAAGCTCCTGGGGTAATTTTCCGTCAGCCGGTAAATGAGCCGCTGCAAACAGGTATCAAGGCTGTTGACGCCATGATTCCAATTGGTCGTGGACAGCGTGAGTTGATCATTGGTGACCGTTCTACCGGTAAAACCGCGATCGCTCTCGATACGATCATCAACCAAAAAGAATTTTACGACCGCGGAGAGCCTGTTTTCTGTATCTACGTAGCTTCTGGTCAGAAGGGATCTACTGTAGCTGCGGTTGTTAAGGCGTTGGAAGAAGCTGGTGCAATGGCGTACACCGTTGTTGTTTCCGCTGCTGCCTCTTCCCCAACTCCTATGCAGTACTTCGCTCCTTTCGCAGGTGCTGCTATCGGTGAATACTTCCGCGACTCCGGCCGCCCAGCATTGATCGTTTATGATGATCTCTCCAAGCAGGCGGTTGCGTACCGTGAGGTATCTCTGCTTCTCCGTCGTCCACCAGGACGTGAGGCATACCCTGGAGACGTATTCTACCTACACTCCCGTCTGTTGGAGCGTGCTGCGAAAGTCATTGCCGATGACAGCATCGCAAAGAATATGAACGACCTTCCTGAAGATTTCAAAGAGATCGTAAAAGGTGGTGGCTCTTTGACTGCACTCCCAATTATCGAAACCCAAGAGGGTGACGTTTCCGCATATATTCCGACCAACGTGATCTCCATCACCGACGGTCAGATCTTCTTGGAGTCTAACCTCTTCAACTCCGGTATCCGACCTGCAATTAACGTAGGTATCTCCGTATCTCGGGTAGGTGGTTCTGCTCAGATCAAGCCAATGAAGAAGGTTGCCGGTACCTTGAAGCTGTCTTTGGCTCAGTACCGTGAATTGGAAGCATTTGCACGTTTCGGGTCCGACTTGGACAAAGCTACCTTGAGCCAGCTCGAGCGTGGTAAGCGTAACGTAAAGATGTTGATCCAAAAGCAGTATGCTCCTCAGTTGGTTGAGCACCAAGTTGTGATCATCTTCTTGTCCGGTAAAGGTATTCTGGACAAAGTAGACGTGGAAAAGGTTTCCGAATTCGAGATTCGCGTCATCGAAGAAATGGAAATGAACCACAAAGACACCCTCGATTTGATCAAGAATGGCAAATGGACCGACGAGATCCAACAAGTCCTCTTGAGTGTGGGTGAAGAAACGGCTAAATCTTTTGCGTAA
- a CDS encoding sigma-70 family RNA polymerase sigma factor yields MAAHHRTQSKEALHLELLQIEAAKKDRRRFGVIYERYYEQIFRFVIKRTADEDLAGDLVSQVFLKAMTHLDKYQFKGVPFSAWLYRIAINEINQYFRQTSKQRVISMDSAQLPLMMEELQERDTTEDIQRMVGALQHLPPEAIEMVELRYFEKLSFRDIGAILGITENNAKVKMYRLLAKIRKLMNQPPKSITPKQPSKDYQ; encoded by the coding sequence TTGGCCGCGCACCATCGTACTCAAAGCAAGGAAGCCCTCCATCTTGAACTGCTTCAGATCGAAGCGGCGAAAAAAGATCGCCGTCGCTTTGGTGTGATTTATGAGCGGTATTACGAACAGATCTTCCGATTTGTCATCAAGCGAACCGCGGATGAAGACCTTGCTGGTGATTTGGTTTCCCAAGTATTTTTGAAGGCGATGACCCATTTGGACAAATACCAATTCAAGGGGGTACCCTTTTCTGCTTGGCTATATCGAATTGCGATCAACGAAATCAACCAATACTTTCGACAAACTAGCAAGCAGCGGGTTATCAGTATGGACTCCGCTCAGCTACCACTTATGATGGAGGAATTGCAAGAGCGGGATACCACCGAAGATATTCAGCGAATGGTTGGTGCGCTTCAGCATCTTCCACCGGAAGCCATTGAGATGGTAGAGTTGAGGTATTTTGAAAAATTGTCCTTTCGAGATATTGGCGCGATTTTGGGCATCACAGAGAACAATGCCAAAGTGAAAATGTACCGCTTGCTCGCCAAGATTCGCAAATTGATGAATCAACCTCCCAAAAGTATTACTCCCAAACAGCCAAGTAAGGATTACCAGTAG
- a CDS encoding DEAD/DEAH box helicase, with protein MERARGFARYELPGRELEAIDQLGWKYPTPVQEQVISMFMQKFNLIVEAPTGTGKTGAYGIPLISRLDLLKGTTQAIVLVPSRELAIQAAKALRTFYNGPQLKVGAVYGGQTMDESFKTLKSGAQILVVVPARLKDVLGHHPYPHLWKDVRFLIVDEGDKLMEMGFVQDFDYIHKHIRNTAQVGFFSATISQDAENMMRERFRKLKTVRINPKQMMRKISFRFTEVEKGKRERYLSALINSVGINQALVFCGRRQDINYVTGYLRNHGYKAEGFYGNMDQIERQNILQRFKENHIHFLVASDLAARGLDIVHLPAVINLAIPEEFDYYLHRIGRTGRAGNKGTVFNLLSSEMEKIFLSNHHQKLDIPVRELDIELDQAAKPIAKAEDKWTKYLLNKGKREKIRKGDVVGFLVNQAGLDADEIGTITIYETYTTVDMPEKGFQNLQSMPEPWKIKGKTVKLRKYGIEDMESKAKSVGKLKVDRRKRMRDQSGE; from the coding sequence ATGGAAAGAGCGCGAGGATTTGCCCGATATGAACTGCCCGGAAGGGAATTGGAAGCGATTGATCAACTGGGATGGAAATATCCAACCCCAGTGCAAGAGCAGGTCATATCTATGTTCATGCAGAAATTCAACTTGATTGTGGAAGCCCCCACAGGTACCGGCAAAACGGGAGCCTATGGAATACCACTGATCAGTCGTTTGGATCTGCTCAAGGGCACTACACAGGCCATTGTTTTGGTACCTTCCCGAGAGTTGGCAATTCAGGCTGCCAAAGCTCTGCGGACATTTTACAATGGGCCGCAGCTGAAGGTTGGAGCCGTGTATGGGGGCCAAACGATGGATGAGAGTTTCAAGACCCTCAAATCTGGTGCACAAATCCTCGTCGTAGTTCCTGCAAGATTGAAAGATGTACTAGGGCATCACCCCTATCCACACCTTTGGAAGGATGTGAGATTCTTGATCGTGGATGAGGGCGACAAACTCATGGAAATGGGATTTGTACAAGACTTTGACTACATCCACAAGCATATCCGCAATACTGCACAAGTAGGTTTTTTCTCCGCAACCATCTCTCAGGATGCGGAGAACATGATGCGTGAGCGTTTTCGCAAATTGAAGACGGTCCGAATCAACCCGAAGCAGATGATGCGGAAGATTTCATTCCGATTTACCGAGGTAGAAAAGGGCAAACGAGAACGCTATCTGTCCGCCCTGATCAATAGCGTAGGAATCAATCAAGCTTTGGTATTCTGTGGCCGCCGCCAAGACATCAATTATGTGACTGGCTACTTGCGAAACCACGGTTACAAAGCGGAAGGGTTCTATGGGAATATGGACCAGATCGAGCGACAGAATATCCTCCAGCGATTTAAGGAGAATCATATTCACTTTCTCGTGGCTTCAGATTTGGCAGCGCGAGGGCTCGATATTGTCCATCTACCTGCAGTGATCAACTTGGCGATTCCAGAGGAATTCGATTACTATTTACACCGAATTGGCCGTACAGGTCGCGCTGGAAATAAGGGGACTGTATTCAATCTTCTATCCAGCGAAATGGAGAAGATTTTCCTAAGCAACCATCATCAGAAACTTGATATTCCCGTTCGCGAATTGGATATCGAGCTAGATCAGGCAGCCAAACCGATTGCCAAAGCCGAGGATAAATGGACCAAATATCTCTTGAATAAAGGAAAGCGGGAAAAGATCCGGAAGGGTGATGTCGTCGGTTTCTTGGTGAATCAGGCGGGATTGGATGCCGATGAAATTGGCACCATTACCATCTACGAAACCTACACGACCGTAGATATGCCTGAGAAGGGATTCCAGAATCTCCAATCCATGCCAGAGCCTTGGAAGATTAAAGGCAAGACCGTGAAGCTCAGAAAATACGGGATCGAAGATATGGAGAGCAAAGCCAAATCTGTCGGTAAGCTCAAGGTCGATCGCAGAAAGCGAATGCGTGATCAATCTGGCGAATAA
- a CDS encoding FAD-binding oxidoreductase — MDRKQIVIIGGGLAGSFMAARLCHQGHEVTLIDDRTPTSASRVAAGLYNVITGRFGAKTWMAETLLSEIESFYQIPEFQSLKAHVHPMPIYRPFREIQHYNKWLGKAEDPAFSKLVAFHEQPILPDQIDNPHGGIVILPCGWIDSRALVESMQELLVRDYGLNLVETAISYDQIDLAQKQISLGGIQERFDEIVFCEGPRLNDNPFFPQVEVIPNKGEILRIEAPDLELPFVLSKKVYVISHDDHTFIVGSNYENHPPHTDPTEAAKEEISSHLQKAIRVPFRVVDQWAGIRPTTKNRRPIIGTHGQYPYAHILGGFGTKGMLLSAHFSRVLAERISGQATPIPNEASLLRFG, encoded by the coding sequence ATGGATCGAAAGCAGATTGTCATCATTGGAGGCGGGCTCGCAGGGAGTTTTATGGCCGCGAGATTATGTCATCAAGGTCATGAGGTAACGTTGATAGATGATCGAACCCCGACGAGTGCTAGCCGTGTAGCTGCGGGCCTTTACAATGTCATCACTGGTAGGTTTGGTGCCAAAACGTGGATGGCAGAGACACTTCTGTCAGAAATTGAGTCCTTCTACCAAATTCCTGAATTCCAGTCCTTGAAGGCTCATGTGCATCCAATGCCTATTTATCGGCCTTTTAGAGAGATTCAGCACTACAACAAATGGCTCGGCAAAGCAGAAGATCCTGCTTTTTCCAAGCTAGTCGCATTTCACGAACAGCCTATTCTTCCGGATCAGATCGACAATCCGCATGGAGGCATTGTGATTTTGCCATGTGGCTGGATCGATTCAAGAGCTTTGGTGGAATCTATGCAGGAGTTGCTGGTCCGCGACTATGGTTTGAATCTCGTGGAAACTGCGATTTCCTATGATCAAATTGATTTGGCGCAGAAGCAAATCAGTTTGGGAGGAATTCAAGAACGTTTTGATGAGATCGTATTTTGCGAAGGACCAAGGCTCAATGACAATCCATTCTTCCCCCAAGTCGAGGTTATCCCCAACAAAGGAGAAATTCTCAGGATAGAAGCACCAGATCTCGAGCTTCCATTTGTATTGAGTAAGAAGGTCTATGTGATTTCGCATGATGATCACACATTCATTGTAGGCTCGAATTACGAAAATCACCCACCCCATACCGATCCTACTGAGGCTGCAAAGGAGGAGATTTCATCCCATTTGCAAAAAGCGATTCGGGTCCCTTTCAGGGTTGTAGACCAATGGGCCGGTATTCGCCCGACCACCAAAAACCGTCGACCCATCATAGGAACTCATGGTCAGTATCCGTATGCACATATTTTGGGAGGATTTGGAACGAAGGGAATGCTACTCTCCGCGCACTTCTCGCGAGTATTGGCCGAGCGGATATCAGGCCAAGCTACCCCCATACCGAATGAGGCTTCGCTGCTAAGATTTGGGTAG
- the atpG gene encoding ATP synthase F1 subunit gamma produces MANLKELRVRIKSVKNTQQVTKAMKMVAAAKLKKAQDRIVQLRPYASKLQEIIGNVTAVLDVEEIPSKLVEVRPVENILVVVVTSNRGLAGPFNSNILKHTVTFLEENHADDLAAEKVKFMCVGRKGYEYFKARNYPLVGENHDVFTGLDFDKVNALTEQVFDLFLGGEYDKVYLCFNEFKNVMSQIRRADTFLPVSVEANEAPAEETVELNSDYIFEPGREEILEELIPRALKVQMFRAILESNAAEHGARMVAMDTATENAEDLLKDLKLVYNKARQAAITKEILEISAGADALSN; encoded by the coding sequence ATGGCAAACCTCAAAGAATTACGGGTACGGATTAAATCGGTCAAAAATACCCAGCAGGTAACCAAAGCCATGAAAATGGTTGCGGCTGCAAAGCTGAAAAAGGCGCAAGATCGCATTGTTCAGCTTCGTCCCTATGCTTCCAAATTGCAGGAAATCATCGGGAACGTAACTGCGGTATTGGACGTCGAAGAGATCCCTAGCAAATTGGTAGAGGTTCGCCCGGTGGAAAATATCTTGGTGGTGGTGGTTACCTCCAACCGTGGATTGGCCGGTCCATTCAACTCCAATATCCTGAAGCACACCGTTACTTTCCTCGAAGAAAACCATGCCGACGATTTGGCCGCAGAAAAGGTCAAATTCATGTGTGTGGGACGGAAAGGATACGAGTACTTCAAGGCGCGTAACTATCCTTTGGTCGGTGAGAACCACGATGTTTTCACAGGACTGGATTTTGACAAGGTGAATGCACTCACCGAGCAGGTATTCGACTTGTTCTTGGGTGGTGAATATGACAAAGTGTACTTGTGCTTCAATGAGTTCAAGAACGTCATGTCGCAGATTCGCCGTGCTGATACGTTCCTGCCTGTTTCCGTAGAAGCTAATGAAGCTCCTGCCGAAGAAACAGTAGAGTTGAATTCCGACTATATTTTCGAACCGGGACGGGAAGAAATTCTCGAAGAATTGATTCCTCGGGCGTTGAAGGTGCAGATGTTCCGTGCAATCCTTGAGTCCAATGCTGCAGAGCATGGCGCTCGTATGGTTGCGATGGATACTGCAACTGAAAACGCCGAAGATCTACTTAAAGACTTGAAACTTGTGTACAACAAGGCGCGTCAGGCTGCTATTACCAAGGAGATCCTCGAGATTTCTGCGGGTGCCGATGCCTTGTCGAACTAA
- a CDS encoding tetratricopeptide repeat protein, translated as MIRRLLVFSLVMVGFFAVQGQPNPEAQLAEQYYLDGEYESSLELFTKLNRQDPQDTYAKRIVSCFEQMGDFENAIKFLDKTAKKQSKDPIYLIMKASILEKTGDLKQADKLYEEVITKKLRGEGDFIQIGAYLYQEGKLDLAKQTYLQGRKFIRDPYVFANEIANIHAQLGEYEEATKEYLNIYYGNPADLNTADISILNMLSPTSIESIEKTLLSELDKNQNDLGLRTITYEFYVLAENFYEAFIQVKSIDRLFKEDGDRVFKFAETMRNNGEYELSNKAYDYIIDRKKGSQFYFKAHFEKAINGELKAFEQIPVDVVAVQQAVMDYGTLLDEFGRKPQYFNAIYRRSKLRVFYLNELQEARQELEDVVRQRQSLRLEDWAKGKLLIGDILLMQQEYNKAKLTYTEVKETFKDRQLGALANYKLGQMAYYKGEFNLATALLAAIKDNTSNDISNDAIKLNLLIIDNTGLDTTTTALEMFAQAQLFTYQRKYDESVAMLDSLMEKFPSHSLADEILWEKANIYLKKNDIQTALAYIDRILENFSTDIYGDDALYTKARIYDYTLQDPEQAMMLYLNFLTQFPGSLYSVEVRKRIRELRQG; from the coding sequence ATGATCAGACGTTTGCTTGTTTTCAGCCTCGTAATGGTAGGCTTTTTCGCTGTTCAAGGACAACCCAATCCTGAAGCCCAATTGGCTGAGCAGTATTACCTGGATGGCGAATATGAGTCCTCCCTGGAATTGTTCACCAAACTCAATCGCCAAGATCCGCAAGATACCTATGCCAAACGCATCGTTTCTTGCTTCGAGCAAATGGGTGACTTCGAGAATGCGATCAAGTTTCTGGACAAGACCGCCAAAAAGCAGAGTAAAGACCCTATTTACTTGATCATGAAGGCGAGTATCTTAGAAAAAACAGGAGACCTCAAGCAAGCCGACAAGCTTTACGAAGAAGTGATCACCAAGAAGCTGCGAGGAGAAGGTGATTTCATTCAGATCGGCGCTTACCTCTATCAGGAAGGAAAACTCGATTTAGCTAAACAGACCTACCTGCAAGGGCGGAAATTCATCCGGGATCCCTACGTCTTTGCCAATGAAATTGCGAATATTCATGCTCAATTAGGCGAATACGAGGAGGCTACAAAGGAATATCTGAACATCTACTATGGCAATCCTGCCGATCTCAACACGGCAGATATCAGCATTCTCAACATGCTGTCCCCAACTTCTATCGAGTCCATCGAGAAGACCTTGCTTTCTGAGCTGGATAAAAATCAAAACGACCTTGGGCTCCGAACCATTACCTATGAATTTTATGTGCTGGCAGAGAATTTCTACGAAGCATTCATTCAGGTAAAATCTATCGACAGATTATTCAAGGAAGATGGGGACCGAGTCTTCAAATTCGCTGAAACCATGCGAAACAATGGCGAATACGAACTCTCCAACAAAGCCTACGATTACATCATCGACCGAAAGAAAGGTTCTCAATTTTACTTTAAGGCACACTTCGAAAAAGCCATTAATGGCGAGTTGAAGGCTTTTGAGCAAATTCCTGTGGATGTTGTTGCCGTGCAACAGGCTGTGATGGACTATGGAACCTTGCTAGATGAGTTCGGTAGAAAACCTCAGTATTTCAATGCGATTTACCGTCGGTCCAAGCTCCGGGTATTCTACTTGAATGAACTTCAGGAAGCCCGTCAAGAGCTGGAAGATGTGGTCCGTCAACGTCAATCCCTTCGATTAGAAGATTGGGCGAAAGGCAAATTGCTGATTGGAGATATTTTGCTCATGCAGCAAGAATACAACAAAGCCAAGCTGACCTATACTGAAGTCAAGGAAACCTTCAAGGATCGTCAATTGGGCGCATTGGCAAATTACAAACTGGGCCAGATGGCTTATTACAAAGGGGAGTTCAATCTTGCGACCGCCCTACTGGCTGCAATTAAGGACAACACCTCCAATGACATTTCCAATGATGCAATCAAGCTTAACCTGTTGATCATCGACAACACAGGTTTGGACACCACGACCACCGCTTTGGAGATGTTTGCCCAAGCACAGCTTTTCACGTATCAGCGCAAATACGATGAGTCGGTCGCCATGCTCGATTCACTCATGGAGAAATTTCCGAGTCATTCATTGGCCGATGAGATTCTTTGGGAAAAGGCCAATATCTATCTCAAGAAAAATGACATCCAGACGGCTCTGGCCTATATCGACCGTATTCTAGAAAATTTCTCTACAGATATTTATGGAGATGATGCGCTCTACACCAAAGCTCGGATTTACGATTACACCCTGCAAGATCCTGAACAGGCGATGATGCTATACCTTAATTTCTTGACGCAATTCCCCGGGAGTCTCTACAGCGTCGAAGTGAGGAAGCGTATCAGGGAGCTACGTCAAGGCTAG
- a CDS encoding DUF4105 domain-containing protein, with product MNSRMWLSMRLWVLLLVVSLPSISFSQIQLSDQAKISLMNCDPGPELYASFGHSALWVYDPVNEINWIYNWGTFNFDPPGFYVEFAAGRLNYFLNRETFRRFDYGYRYRKQGYEELELDLTQAQKQALYEYVENNFLPQNRYYLYDFFFDNCATRIEVVLAEVLGEDLQYPSDSIATSKTFRQLLHENLGNLAWAEFGIDLALGSVVDRVATTSEQAFLPEYLAKNFEEASVFQDSTWVPLVKNRVPLYEAPSPSSPGPWYLHPLAILSLLLLGSIYFTVHDMRTGSISRYWDSLLFFLSGLGGVLLFFLTFFTEHTATASNFNLLWLLPVYVLVPFFGLFRRAGWKLFNLAFWGFSFFLILIVVTGYFWLPQQFPIAALPWMGALMIRCLFRVNALVKGQAS from the coding sequence ATGAATTCCAGAATGTGGCTGTCCATGCGCCTTTGGGTGCTGCTTTTGGTGGTCTCTTTGCCCTCCATTTCATTCTCCCAAATCCAACTCTCCGATCAGGCCAAAATCAGCCTGATGAATTGCGATCCTGGCCCGGAGCTGTACGCCTCATTTGGCCATAGCGCACTTTGGGTTTACGATCCAGTCAATGAGATCAATTGGATTTATAACTGGGGAACCTTCAATTTTGACCCTCCGGGATTCTATGTAGAATTCGCAGCAGGCCGCTTGAACTATTTTCTCAATCGAGAGACCTTCCGCAGATTCGACTATGGATACAGGTATCGAAAGCAAGGCTACGAAGAGCTCGAATTAGATCTCACACAAGCGCAGAAACAAGCGCTCTACGAATACGTCGAAAACAACTTCCTACCTCAGAATCGCTATTACCTGTACGATTTTTTCTTTGACAATTGCGCAACACGAATTGAGGTCGTATTGGCTGAAGTCCTTGGGGAAGATCTCCAATATCCTTCTGATAGCATCGCCACCAGCAAAACCTTTCGCCAGTTGCTTCATGAAAACTTAGGCAATCTGGCTTGGGCGGAATTTGGGATTGACCTCGCTTTGGGAAGCGTTGTCGATCGGGTAGCGACCACCTCCGAGCAGGCATTCCTTCCTGAATATCTCGCCAAAAACTTTGAAGAAGCCAGCGTTTTCCAAGACAGTACATGGGTACCGCTAGTGAAAAATCGAGTACCATTATACGAAGCACCAAGTCCAAGCTCACCCGGACCGTGGTATCTTCATCCTTTGGCAATCCTTTCACTACTGCTTTTAGGGTCGATTTACTTCACCGTCCATGATATGCGAACAGGTTCTATCAGTCGCTACTGGGACAGCTTACTCTTTTTCCTTTCAGGATTGGGAGGCGTTCTGCTCTTCTTCCTCACCTTTTTCACTGAGCATACAGCGACAGCATCCAACTTCAACTTGTTGTGGCTCCTACCTGTATACGTGCTTGTTCCCTTCTTTGGGCTGTTCCGAAGAGCCGGTTGGAAGCTATTCAATCTGGCGTTTTGGGGATTCTCCTTTTTCCTAATTCTGATAGTGGTGACAGGGTATTTCTGGCTTCCTCAGCAATTTCCTATCGCAGCATTGCCATGGATGGGCGCTTTGATGATCAGATGCCTCTTCCGCGTAAACGCCCTTGTCAAAGGACAGGCTTCCTGA